One window of the Brevibacterium limosum genome contains the following:
- a CDS encoding tripartite tricarboxylate transporter TctB family protein: protein MSMTSISQTDRTTVDKPDERDDRSEIRAVGDEADTPEELLALWEEEAPDPAGGIANLVACALTLAFGVAGMVLSWNLSLGSLTDPAPGFFPFVISLITAVLSVAQLILGRRGGDGEKFSRYSVTVMWGIISLLVFVALLPHIGFEIPGLLLSFVWMKWLGGESWRSAALYSVLTVAAFYLIFVVALRTQLPHLF from the coding sequence ATGAGTATGACATCGATCTCGCAGACTGATCGGACAACCGTGGACAAGCCCGACGAGCGCGACGACCGATCTGAGATCCGGGCCGTCGGCGACGAAGCGGACACTCCCGAAGAGCTCCTTGCTCTGTGGGAAGAGGAAGCTCCGGATCCCGCCGGAGGTATCGCCAACCTCGTCGCCTGTGCGCTGACTCTGGCATTCGGCGTCGCAGGAATGGTGCTGTCCTGGAACCTATCCCTCGGCAGCCTGACAGATCCCGCACCGGGCTTCTTCCCATTCGTCATCTCACTGATCACTGCAGTCCTCTCGGTGGCCCAGCTCATTCTGGGCCGCCGCGGAGGCGACGGTGAGAAGTTCAGCCGCTACTCGGTCACGGTCATGTGGGGAATCATCAGCCTCCTGGTGTTCGTCGCCCTGCTTCCACACATCGGATTCGAAATTCCCGGCCTTCTCCTGTCCTTCGTCTGGATGAAGTGGTTGGGCGGCGAATCCTGGCGATCGGCCGCTCTCTACTCGGTGCTGACTGTCGCCGCCTTCTATCTCATCTTCGTCGTGGCACTGCGCACGCAGCTGCCGCATCTCTTCTGA
- a CDS encoding nucleotidyltransferase domain-containing protein: MAFVDEYRHAQRCEDVARLRRALALRAMLATGMSQREIAKDLGISQPAVSQQLKFAPALDLVHPEVLLEAAVPILTKLASDHGYENLAVFGSAARREARMDSDIDLIVDAPEGTSSFAFIRFKQLIEKVLGREIDLVDYGGLKPGVDDDIRREAVSL, from the coding sequence ATGGCTTTCGTTGATGAGTACCGCCACGCGCAACGCTGCGAAGACGTTGCGCGACTGCGCCGTGCACTCGCGCTCCGAGCCATGCTCGCCACTGGCATGAGTCAGCGAGAGATCGCGAAAGATCTTGGAATCTCGCAGCCTGCCGTGAGTCAGCAGCTCAAATTCGCCCCCGCTCTTGATCTGGTTCATCCGGAGGTCCTCCTGGAAGCCGCTGTCCCGATTCTCACGAAACTAGCCTCAGATCACGGCTATGAGAATTTGGCTGTCTTCGGTTCCGCCGCGCGCCGCGAAGCTCGAATGGACTCCGATATCGACTTGATCGTCGACGCTCCAGAAGGCACTTCGTCTTTTGCCTTCATCCGCTTCAAACAACTTATCGAGAAGGTTCTCGGCAGAGAGATCGACTTGGTCGACTATGGCGGCCTGAAGCCGGGGGTAGACGATGACATCCGCCGAGAAGCGGTGTCGCTGTGA
- a CDS encoding NADPH-dependent FMN reductase, with protein sequence MTTRIAVVVGNPSPKSRTRQVAEDLSAKIAEITGSEIDETIELAEVTDEIFEWKSDRLDKLTERLATADFAVIATPTYKASYTGLLKAFLDRYDADGLHGLIAIPVLTIGSPAHTLAVETTLRPLLVELGASVPTKGLAFPTAKFDDRASVLDEWVDSQKAYLPQRG encoded by the coding sequence ATGACCACACGCATCGCCGTCGTCGTCGGCAACCCGAGCCCCAAATCGCGAACCCGCCAAGTGGCCGAAGACCTCTCCGCCAAGATCGCCGAGATCACCGGATCCGAGATCGACGAAACGATCGAGCTCGCCGAGGTGACAGATGAGATCTTCGAGTGGAAGTCCGACCGCCTCGACAAGCTCACCGAGCGTCTGGCCACTGCCGACTTCGCCGTCATCGCCACTCCGACTTACAAGGCCAGCTACACCGGACTGCTCAAAGCCTTCCTCGACCGGTACGACGCGGACGGTCTGCACGGCCTGATCGCGATCCCCGTCCTCACCATCGGGTCCCCGGCGCACACCCTGGCCGTCGAAACGACACTGCGGCCCCTCCTCGTCGAACTCGGGGCCAGCGTGCCGACGAAGGGTCTGGCGTTCCCGACTGCGAAGTTCGACGACCGCGCGAGCGTGCTCGACGAATGGGTCGACAGCCAGAAGGCGTACCTGCCGCAGCGCGGTTGA
- a CDS encoding LysR family transcriptional regulator has translation MYTLDQVRCFVAVAEHLHFGKAAEALSMTQPPLSRQIQKLERFVGVDLLERDNKRVTLTAAGEAFLDNAQVLLAMADRAPQDARRIASGQWGRLSIGFTAASGFGILGSLVTAIEENFPGIDLDLYEMVTGEQLENLAEGRIDLGLGRSDTTPSFINSELLLAERLLLAIPDGHRLMELDRPLRKDDVTGEPLIMHSATKATSFYDLIIRHFPIDHHMVKHSISQVLTMINLVADNHGLAFVPESASLVSVPGVHFMAFEDLSEEIVELKAMWNVQSKNPALQQVVSLLRS, from the coding sequence ATGTACACCTTGGACCAGGTTCGGTGCTTCGTCGCAGTCGCCGAACACCTGCATTTCGGCAAAGCGGCCGAAGCCCTCTCGATGACACAACCACCGTTGAGTCGGCAGATCCAGAAGCTGGAACGATTCGTCGGGGTGGACCTGCTTGAGAGAGACAACAAGCGTGTCACCCTCACCGCTGCCGGAGAGGCATTTCTCGACAACGCTCAAGTTCTGCTGGCCATGGCCGATCGGGCTCCGCAGGATGCGCGTCGCATTGCATCGGGACAATGGGGGCGGCTGAGCATCGGCTTCACTGCGGCCAGCGGGTTCGGAATCCTCGGCAGCCTGGTCACTGCCATCGAGGAGAACTTCCCCGGCATCGACCTCGACCTCTATGAGATGGTCACCGGCGAACAATTGGAGAATCTTGCGGAGGGCCGTATTGACCTCGGTCTCGGCCGGTCGGACACTACGCCCAGCTTCATCAACTCGGAACTGCTACTGGCCGAACGACTGCTGCTCGCGATCCCAGACGGCCATCGCCTGATGGAGTTGGATCGGCCATTGCGCAAAGACGATGTCACCGGGGAACCGCTGATCATGCATTCGGCGACGAAGGCGACGTCTTTCTACGACCTCATCATTCGGCATTTCCCGATCGACCATCACATGGTGAAGCATTCGATCAGTCAGGTGCTCACGATGATCAACCTCGTCGCAGACAACCACGGGCTCGCGTTCGTCCCGGAATCGGCATCGCTGGTCAGCGTGCCAGGAGTCCATTTCATGGCGTTCGAAGACCTCAGCGAGGAAATCGTCGAGCTCAAGGCGATGTGGAACGTCCAGTCGAAGAATCCAGCGCTGCAGCAGGTCGTCTCCCTCCTCAGGTCCTAA
- a CDS encoding tripartite tricarboxylate transporter permease produces the protein MDTLIDLGGGFASALEPVSLAFALLGVLLGTVVGVLPGIGPISAIAILIPVSFGMEPVHGLILLCGIYYGSMYGGSITATLIKTPGEVASAVTAIEGYEMARRGRGKAALATAAIGSFLAGTLAIIGLTFLSPVLVKLANVFGATEYFLLMATALLLASTMSAGSRAKALVSIFIGLAVGLIGLDFQTGLPRQTFGVDLLSDGIDFTIFAMALFAIPEAIRNLALGRGAKDVIQSFGDDKWMTKQDWQRSAGPWARGSVVGFIIGILPGVGPSLASFMSYIMEKRISKRKDEFGHGAIEGVAGPEAANNAGVGGAMIPLFSLGIPGSATTALLLFVFTMYGLQPGPLIFRDDTGLIWTIIASMYIGNIALIILNLPLVGVFVKLLKMPKEILFSSILVLVVIGAYAIEFSLFGLMMLGIFGVIGYLMEKGGIPLAPAILALVLVPLLEDNFRRMLQISGGSFAPLVTRPVSLSIIILMVLGIIGPIIFRWWVSRRKLLADVAVS, from the coding sequence ATGGATACTCTCATCGATCTGGGAGGCGGCTTCGCCTCGGCGCTGGAGCCGGTCAGCCTCGCCTTCGCCCTCCTCGGCGTGCTGTTGGGCACCGTCGTCGGCGTGCTGCCGGGAATCGGACCGATCTCGGCGATCGCGATCCTCATCCCGGTCTCCTTCGGCATGGAGCCGGTCCACGGCCTCATCCTGCTGTGCGGAATCTACTACGGGTCGATGTACGGCGGTTCGATCACCGCCACGCTCATCAAAACCCCTGGTGAGGTGGCCAGCGCGGTGACAGCGATCGAGGGCTACGAGATGGCCCGCCGAGGTCGGGGCAAGGCGGCCCTGGCGACCGCGGCGATCGGTTCGTTCCTCGCCGGCACCCTGGCGATCATCGGACTGACGTTCCTCTCGCCCGTCCTCGTCAAGCTTGCGAACGTCTTCGGTGCCACCGAATACTTCCTGCTCATGGCCACGGCCCTGCTGCTCGCGTCGACGATGTCGGCGGGCTCGCGAGCCAAGGCGCTTGTGTCGATCTTCATCGGCCTGGCCGTGGGCCTCATCGGTCTCGACTTCCAGACCGGACTGCCCAGGCAGACGTTCGGTGTCGATCTGCTCTCCGACGGGATCGACTTCACGATCTTCGCAATGGCGCTCTTCGCCATCCCCGAGGCGATCCGCAACCTGGCGCTCGGACGCGGGGCGAAGGATGTGATCCAGAGCTTCGGTGACGACAAGTGGATGACGAAGCAGGACTGGCAGCGGTCGGCCGGACCGTGGGCCCGCGGCTCGGTGGTCGGCTTCATCATCGGCATCCTGCCCGGCGTCGGCCCCTCGCTGGCCTCGTTCATGTCCTACATCATGGAGAAGCGGATCTCGAAGCGGAAGGACGAATTCGGCCACGGCGCCATCGAAGGAGTGGCTGGTCCGGAGGCGGCGAACAATGCCGGCGTCGGCGGAGCCATGATCCCGCTGTTCAGCCTCGGCATCCCGGGTTCGGCGACGACGGCGCTGCTGCTGTTCGTGTTCACGATGTACGGTCTGCAGCCCGGGCCGCTGATCTTCCGGGACGACACCGGTCTGATCTGGACGATCATCGCGAGCATGTACATCGGCAACATCGCTCTCATCATCCTCAACCTGCCGCTGGTCGGGGTGTTCGTGAAGCTGCTGAAGATGCCCAAGGAGATCCTCTTCTCGTCGATCCTCGTGCTCGTGGTCATCGGCGCCTATGCCATCGAATTCAGCCTGTTCGGGTTGATGATGCTCGGCATCTTCGGAGTCATCGGCTACCTCATGGAGAAGGGCGGGATCCCGCTGGCTCCGGCGATCCTTGCGCTCGTGCTCGTACCGCTGCTCGAGGACAACTTCCGGCGCATGCTGCAGATCTCCGGCGGATCGTTCGCGCCTCTGGTCACCAGGCCGGTGTCGCTGTCGATCATCATTCTCATGGTTCTGGGCATCATCGGGCCCATCATCTTCCGGTGGTGGGTGTCCCGGCGGAAGCTGCTGGCCGATGTGGCGGTGTCGTGA
- a CDS encoding dihydrofolate reductase family protein, translating into MLVPRTVYYTATTLDGFIADPNDSLEWLLRQTGEPPDDGFIDGVGAMVMGATTYEWVLRNLDGPWPYEVPAWVMTHRRLSPPEVGKDGKTPDIRFAKGSVSDHYFEMCTATGDRDLWVMGGGDLAGQFADEGLLDEIITFTAPVVLGKGRPLLPRRLDLELLDVGRSDPFVIARHRVIGPLLEDSPAE; encoded by the coding sequence ATGCTCGTGCCACGTACCGTCTACTACACCGCGACCACGCTCGACGGGTTCATCGCCGACCCGAATGACTCGCTCGAATGGCTGCTGCGCCAGACCGGGGAACCGCCGGATGACGGGTTCATCGACGGTGTCGGAGCGATGGTCATGGGTGCGACGACGTACGAGTGGGTGCTGCGGAACCTCGACGGGCCCTGGCCCTACGAGGTTCCTGCCTGGGTGATGACCCACCGCAGACTCTCCCCGCCCGAAGTCGGGAAGGATGGGAAGACTCCCGACATTCGATTCGCGAAGGGTTCGGTCTCCGACCACTACTTCGAAATGTGCACCGCCACAGGCGATCGAGACCTGTGGGTGATGGGCGGCGGCGATCTCGCCGGCCAGTTCGCCGACGAGGGGCTCCTCGACGAGATCATCACCTTCACGGCTCCCGTCGTCCTCGGCAAGGGACGCCCGCTGCTGCCGCGCCGACTCGACCTCGAACTCCTCGACGTCGGACGCAGCGATCCCTTCGTCATCGCCCGCCACCGCGTCATCGGACCGCTCCTCGAAGACAGCCCGGCAGAGTGA
- a CDS encoding universal stress protein — MSILVGYVPSPSGEAAVDAAIREAGWRGVKLRIANSRRRGPLVEGTVAEVEDLEAVKKRAEDAGVDVEVFTLAHEDDVVDSLLEAADAWSVDLIVIGMRKRSQVGKFIMGSSAQRILLQADMPVMAVKVSN; from the coding sequence ATGAGCATTCTGGTCGGATATGTTCCCTCTCCGTCAGGAGAGGCCGCTGTCGATGCGGCCATCAGAGAAGCCGGCTGGCGAGGAGTGAAGCTCCGCATTGCGAACTCACGCAGACGCGGTCCGCTGGTCGAAGGCACGGTGGCCGAGGTCGAGGACCTCGAAGCAGTGAAGAAGAGAGCAGAGGACGCAGGAGTCGATGTCGAGGTCTTCACTTTGGCTCACGAGGACGACGTGGTCGACTCGCTGCTGGAGGCGGCAGACGCATGGTCCGTCGATCTCATCGTCATCGGCATGCGCAAACGCTCTCAGGTCGGAAAATTCATCATGGGCTCCTCAGCTCAGAGAATTCTGCTGCAGGCCGATATGCCCGTCATGGCCGTCAAGGTCTCCAACTGA
- a CDS encoding Bug family tripartite tricarboxylate transporter substrate binding protein: MQNLSKRVVGPLALGSVVALALSACGGNVAAGGGGEEHFPTKEVSITVGAAAGGSTDLIARALADGASSDLGQAMPVINMPGANGTLAAKEVQAAEADGYNLATLNASLITITPLAVGDDEAVSIDDFEVITGVSQDDYVMVANPDAGVKTVDEIKKSDKKLSFGTAGVGTGSQLAQSLLLAQIDTDFKEVPFDSGAPAVTATLGNQVNVSTVQLGEAKPHIDAGKLVPIMVFSEERNKFLKDVPTATEEGYDIPVSQYRAVVAPKGTPDAVIDKLDKSFKTTFETDAYKEFNEKNLLTPTEIPGDEIAAEWSDLADRYKKLVDEYDIDLAD; the protein is encoded by the coding sequence ATGCAGAACCTCTCCAAACGAGTAGTCGGGCCGCTGGCCCTGGGATCTGTCGTGGCCCTCGCGCTGTCCGCCTGTGGCGGCAACGTCGCCGCAGGCGGCGGCGGTGAGGAGCACTTTCCGACGAAGGAAGTCTCCATCACTGTCGGAGCTGCCGCGGGAGGATCCACCGACCTCATCGCACGCGCGCTGGCCGATGGCGCCTCGTCCGATCTCGGTCAGGCCATGCCGGTGATCAATATGCCCGGTGCCAACGGCACCCTGGCAGCCAAGGAAGTCCAGGCTGCCGAGGCCGACGGTTACAACCTCGCGACCCTCAACGCCTCCCTCATCACAATCACTCCGCTGGCCGTTGGTGACGACGAGGCAGTGAGCATCGACGACTTCGAGGTCATCACCGGAGTATCTCAGGACGACTACGTTATGGTCGCGAATCCGGATGCCGGTGTGAAGACTGTCGATGAGATCAAGAAGAGCGATAAGAAGCTCTCCTTCGGCACGGCCGGCGTCGGCACCGGTTCGCAGCTGGCTCAGAGCCTCCTGTTGGCACAGATCGATACCGACTTCAAAGAGGTTCCGTTCGACTCCGGTGCCCCCGCAGTGACTGCGACTCTGGGCAACCAGGTGAATGTCTCCACCGTTCAGCTCGGTGAGGCGAAGCCACACATCGACGCGGGCAAGCTCGTGCCGATCATGGTCTTCTCCGAAGAGCGCAACAAGTTCCTCAAGGATGTACCGACGGCGACCGAGGAAGGCTACGACATCCCGGTCTCGCAGTACCGCGCGGTTGTGGCACCGAAGGGCACCCCCGATGCCGTGATCGACAAACTCGACAAGTCATTCAAGACGACATTCGAAACGGACGCCTACAAGGAGTTCAACGAGAAGAACCTGCTGACCCCGACCGAGATCCCCGGCGATGAGATTGCCGCCGAATGGTCGGACCTGGCAGATCGCTACAAGAAGCTGGTTGATGAGTATGACATCGATCTCGCAGACTGA
- a CDS encoding HpcH/HpaI aldolase family protein, which yields MTAAIENHRARLRAGETYNGLWMMSTSPELAKIGSSSGFDYVCLDLQHGLIRPTDVLRLSDAVRASGDALVTARVAANRFTEIGALADAGVEAIIVPLVSSVAEAEAAVSALDYPSRGGDRSWGPAAEIMHNAVQDTTAERPLLFVMIENEDGLANVEDICAVPGIDGVYVGPSDLAFAVGALPGQHNEAHAEALVRIRTAADAAGIVPGIHCGDGAEAKLRKEQGFRFITSCGDLGAAGRAFREDLTTARS from the coding sequence ATGACTGCTGCGATTGAGAATCATCGGGCCCGCCTGCGCGCGGGGGAGACCTACAACGGACTGTGGATGATGTCGACGAGTCCGGAGCTTGCGAAGATCGGATCGTCGTCCGGATTCGACTACGTCTGCCTGGATCTGCAGCACGGGCTGATCCGGCCCACCGATGTGCTGCGCCTGAGCGATGCCGTGCGCGCCAGCGGGGATGCGCTCGTGACCGCGCGGGTCGCGGCGAACCGGTTCACGGAGATCGGGGCGCTCGCCGACGCCGGCGTCGAAGCGATCATCGTCCCGCTCGTGTCCTCGGTCGCGGAGGCCGAAGCAGCTGTTAGTGCCCTCGACTATCCCTCGCGAGGAGGGGATCGATCGTGGGGACCGGCCGCGGAGATCATGCACAATGCCGTGCAGGACACCACGGCCGAGCGCCCGCTGCTCTTCGTCATGATCGAGAACGAGGACGGCCTGGCCAACGTCGAGGACATCTGCGCGGTGCCCGGCATCGACGGGGTCTATGTCGGACCCTCGGACCTCGCGTTCGCCGTCGGTGCGCTGCCGGGCCAGCACAACGAGGCCCACGCCGAGGCGCTCGTGCGTATCCGCACTGCCGCCGATGCCGCGGGCATCGTCCCGGGAATCCACTGCGGCGACGGTGCCGAGGCCAAGCTGCGCAAGGAACAGGGCTTCCGCTTCATCACCTCATGCGGCGACCTGGGAGCCGCGGGCCGAGCCTTCCGCGAGGACCTGACCACCGCCCGCTCCTGA
- a CDS encoding tripartite tricarboxylate transporter TctB family protein, whose translation MTAHRTDLITGVAIAVIGAVYYIATFSIQETANIVTPRTFPAIVGIALIVLGLFLAGQAVFRHRKATLAEAGSGSSGSIESTDAAPGEEGAGGVVLEAPPEPQVRKVVLQFALFFVYLAILIPVGFLLSTAAFLMGLTSIYAREKWIRNLIFSVVFAVVVYAAFVYGLAVYLPVGILG comes from the coding sequence ATGACCGCTCACCGCACCGACCTCATCACCGGCGTCGCCATCGCCGTCATCGGCGCGGTGTACTACATCGCGACGTTCTCCATTCAGGAGACCGCGAACATCGTCACCCCGCGCACCTTCCCCGCCATCGTCGGCATCGCACTCATCGTGCTCGGCCTCTTTCTCGCCGGCCAGGCCGTCTTCCGGCACCGGAAGGCCACCCTCGCCGAAGCGGGGTCCGGGTCTTCCGGGTCCATTGAGTCGACAGATGCCGCCCCCGGTGAGGAGGGGGCCGGCGGGGTCGTCCTCGAGGCCCCGCCGGAGCCGCAGGTGCGCAAGGTCGTCCTCCAGTTCGCGCTCTTCTTCGTCTATCTGGCGATTCTCATCCCGGTCGGGTTCCTCCTCTCGACGGCGGCGTTCCTGATGGGGCTGACGAGCATCTATGCGCGTGAGAAGTGGATCCGCAACCTCATCTTCTCCGTCGTCTTCGCGGTCGTGGTCTACGCGGCGTTCGTCTACGGACTCGCCGTGTACCTGCCGGTCGGGATCCTGGGATAG
- a CDS encoding NAD(P)-dependent oxidoreductase: MTLRVAVLPNSTTYLDAVLKSADAAVTSLDDAQALVWTSSDQTGFPSSLPANVEWVQLKSAGVKPWIDSGRIDSQRTWTSAVGAYSADVAEHAVALLLGCLRQFTLHARANTWLKEHTWGTVRSLRGRTVAIVGAGSIGRSMIPLLKAHGAEVIAVNRSGREVEGAERTVTSRDLDEALAAADDAVLAGASTDETQRLIGKEQLAALGSDPRDGSPGVLINIARGDLVDTAALTDALHRRIIGGAGLDVFDPEPLPAEDPLWGMDNVLITPHVANPQNRMLENFASLVEENLRRYASGRTLKAEIDLHRSY, from the coding sequence ATGACCCTCAGAGTGGCAGTGCTGCCGAACTCGACCACGTACCTCGACGCCGTGCTGAAGTCTGCTGATGCAGCAGTCACGTCATTGGACGACGCTCAGGCATTGGTCTGGACGAGCTCCGATCAGACTGGGTTCCCATCGAGCCTTCCAGCCAACGTCGAATGGGTTCAGCTCAAATCCGCAGGTGTGAAGCCGTGGATCGATTCGGGACGCATCGATTCGCAGCGAACGTGGACATCGGCAGTGGGTGCTTACAGCGCGGATGTCGCCGAGCATGCAGTGGCTCTGCTCCTCGGCTGTCTGCGCCAATTCACGCTGCACGCTCGAGCGAATACCTGGCTGAAGGAACATACCTGGGGCACGGTTCGCTCCCTGCGCGGGCGAACCGTCGCGATCGTCGGTGCCGGCTCGATAGGACGATCGATGATTCCCCTGCTCAAGGCGCATGGGGCCGAAGTGATCGCCGTCAACCGGTCAGGTCGGGAAGTCGAGGGCGCAGAGCGAACAGTGACCTCTCGGGATCTCGATGAAGCGCTCGCAGCTGCCGATGATGCCGTACTGGCGGGAGCGTCGACGGACGAGACTCAGCGCCTCATCGGCAAAGAGCAGCTGGCCGCGTTGGGCTCTGACCCACGAGACGGATCGCCTGGAGTGCTCATCAACATCGCCAGGGGAGACCTCGTCGACACGGCAGCACTGACCGATGCGTTGCACCGTCGGATCATCGGTGGAGCCGGCCTGGACGTATTCGATCCCGAGCCGCTTCCTGCCGAGGACCCGCTGTGGGGAATGGACAACGTCCTCATCACTCCGCACGTCGCCAATCCGCAGAATCGGATGTTGGAGAACTTCGCGAGCCTCGTCGAGGAGAACCTGCGCCGATACGCATCCGGGAGGACGCTGAAGGCCGAGATCGACCTGCACCGCAGCTACTGA
- a CDS encoding tripartite tricarboxylate transporter permease, which yields MDFFAPVIEGFGTVLDPGNLLYCFIGVLVGMLIGVLPGLGPAATMAILLPMTFGIEPVTAIIMLAGIFYGAQYGGTITSVLLRLPGEASSVVTVFDGYQMAKQGRAGAALGVAAVGSFIGGTAAILGLSFLAPLIAGFALDFGPPEYAALSLLGVTLVATISSGNKVKALIAASIGVFLAMVGRDVFTGTERFTFDNLSLSDGIDFVTVAMGLFGLGEILYNLEERHKAMATPEKPKRVWPTKGEFKQSAPAIGRGSILGFFLGILPGGGATISSLAAYGVEKKVAKDPSRFGKGAIEGVAGPESANNAAATSSFIPLLSLGIPANATMALMFGALLIQGITPGPLLVSDEPELFWGVVNSMYIGNILLLIMAIPLIGVFVKILSVRPAILAPITVLITLIGAYTIKNSVFDVGLVVLFGIIGYLMKKAGFEPGPLVLAFVLAELLESSVRRSLILFEGNLGEVFSRPITVTLLFVFLIVILLPIIQRTLRSAKAKSKSKELVS from the coding sequence ATGGACTTCTTTGCCCCGGTAATCGAAGGGTTCGGCACCGTCCTCGACCCCGGAAACCTCCTGTACTGCTTCATCGGCGTGCTCGTCGGCATGCTCATCGGCGTGCTGCCCGGGCTCGGTCCCGCAGCGACGATGGCCATCCTCCTTCCGATGACCTTCGGAATCGAACCAGTCACCGCGATCATCATGCTCGCCGGCATCTTCTACGGCGCACAATACGGTGGCACGATCACCTCGGTGCTGCTGCGGCTGCCCGGCGAGGCGAGTTCGGTCGTCACCGTGTTCGACGGCTATCAAATGGCCAAACAGGGTCGTGCAGGTGCTGCGCTCGGCGTTGCAGCAGTCGGATCATTCATCGGCGGAACGGCCGCAATCCTGGGCCTGTCGTTCCTCGCTCCGCTGATCGCCGGGTTCGCCCTCGACTTCGGTCCTCCCGAATATGCGGCGCTGTCCCTCCTCGGTGTCACCCTGGTCGCAACGATCAGTTCCGGCAATAAAGTCAAAGCACTGATCGCCGCATCCATCGGCGTATTCCTCGCTATGGTCGGTCGTGACGTCTTCACCGGCACCGAACGATTCACCTTCGACAATCTCAGCCTCAGCGACGGCATCGACTTCGTGACCGTGGCCATGGGACTGTTCGGACTCGGTGAGATCCTCTACAACCTGGAGGAACGCCACAAGGCGATGGCCACTCCCGAGAAACCCAAACGTGTCTGGCCGACGAAGGGCGAGTTCAAGCAGTCGGCACCGGCGATCGGACGCGGTTCGATCCTCGGCTTCTTCCTCGGGATCCTGCCCGGCGGAGGCGCGACCATCTCTTCGCTGGCCGCATATGGTGTGGAGAAGAAGGTCGCGAAGGACCCGTCGCGCTTCGGCAAGGGTGCCATCGAAGGCGTGGCCGGACCGGAATCTGCGAACAATGCCGCGGCGACATCGTCGTTCATTCCGCTGCTGAGCCTCGGCATCCCCGCCAACGCCACGATGGCGCTGATGTTCGGGGCCCTCCTCATCCAGGGGATCACACCGGGACCGCTTCTGGTCTCCGACGAACCCGAACTCTTCTGGGGCGTTGTCAACTCCATGTACATCGGCAATATCCTGCTGCTCATCATGGCGATCCCCCTGATCGGCGTGTTCGTCAAGATCCTCAGCGTCCGACCGGCGATCCTCGCCCCGATCACAGTGCTCATCACTCTCATCGGTGCCTATACGATCAAGAACTCGGTCTTCGATGTCGGCCTCGTCGTCCTCTTCGGAATCATCGGCTATCTCATGAAGAAGGCCGGATTCGAGCCGGGACCGCTCGTTCTCGCTTTCGTCCTGGCCGAACTCCTCGAATCGAGTGTGCGGCGCTCGCTCATCCTCTTCGAGGGCAACCTCGGTGAGGTGTTCTCCCGTCCGATCACCGTCACTCTGCTGTTCGTGTTCCTGATCGTCATCCTTCTGCCGATCATTCAGAGGACGCTTCGCAGCGCCAAAGCCAAATCGAAGAGCAAGGAGCTCGTGTCATGA
- a CDS encoding helix-turn-helix domain-containing protein, with protein sequence MKAPADNPLPEIGVIDRSAAILAVLQDSPMTAAEVCRRLGYSKSTTYRLLTDLRAHKFIVRDSSGLLRLGPFPGRRNIATTNSVLEHLRSMTGESVQLWVRVGEDRVCVRNVEADHELRVSRGVGTVLSLVDGGSAALALCGPGNPAEFYATKQARVAGTASASVAFTVGAIVFALCVSYPLTREPDNVAGAYRSLLSRAAIELRALLDGSEELEVLRDIARLALGARKQAGE encoded by the coding sequence ATGAAGGCTCCTGCTGACAATCCACTGCCGGAGATCGGTGTCATCGACCGCAGTGCGGCCATCCTTGCGGTTCTCCAGGACTCGCCGATGACGGCTGCGGAGGTGTGCCGCCGGCTCGGCTATTCGAAGTCGACGACGTACCGGCTGCTGACAGATCTGCGGGCGCACAAGTTCATCGTCCGCGATTCCTCGGGACTGCTGCGGTTAGGGCCCTTCCCCGGTCGGCGCAATATCGCCACGACCAATTCAGTGCTCGAGCATCTGCGGTCGATGACCGGGGAATCCGTGCAGCTGTGGGTCCGGGTCGGTGAGGACCGAGTGTGCGTGCGCAATGTCGAAGCCGATCATGAGCTGCGCGTCTCTCGCGGAGTCGGGACAGTGCTCTCGCTCGTCGACGGCGGCTCGGCGGCCCTGGCGCTGTGCGGGCCGGGCAACCCGGCGGAGTTCTACGCGACGAAGCAGGCACGGGTGGCCGGGACCGCCTCGGCGAGTGTGGCGTTCACGGTCGGCGCGATCGTGTTCGCCCTCTGTGTGTCCTACCCGCTGACCCGGGAGCCGGACAACGTCGCCGGCGCCTACCGCAGCCTGCTCAGTCGGGCAGCCATCGAACTGCGGGCGCTGCTCGACGGCAGCGAGGAGCTCGAAGTGCTGCGCGATATTGCGCGGCTGGCACTGGGTGCACGAAAGCAAGCGGGGGAGTAA